Proteins encoded together in one bacterium window:
- a CDS encoding amino acid permease, giving the protein MRKKSLKKSLGLLDVFAISSGAMISSGFFLLPGIAASKSGPAVIIAYVLAGFMILPALFSIAELSTAMPRSGGTYFFISRSLGPMFGTIDGIGVWLALVLKCSIALIGLGVYFSVISNIDPILLAVVFALIFTGVNLIGTKEVGWLQIGMVMILLVILAFFIGKGLPVVESHRFKPFAPFGWGSILPTVGFVFVSFIGLTKVASVSEEVKNPARNLPLGMLLSLVVVTAIYAIGVYVVVGVLPKEELYGSLTPITDTAAIFLGRAGVISISIAAILAFATTGNAGLLSASRYLLAMGRDRAIPHVFSRFSKRKTPKNAILLTSGIIIIIILAVDVESIAKLASTFQIIVFAIINVAVLVMRESGLKSYDPGFKSPFYPYMQIAGIIVAVVLIPEMGLMSTMFTLILIGLGIVWYNLYVRHRVSGVPAVAKVAERVAERLLAQDAHALGLDKELRQLLKEKGLRRDDPFAEMVNSAEFLEVRSKSKVEDLLHHASLLLSKKSGISSDLILGALLERSHLGETPAEAGVALPHLLLDEVEDFNLVFARSVTGIDFPMADQTIHAIFILLGNRKKPTQHLRFLAEIARRAEDPEFIDKWIQADNKDDLVQLLLMEE; this is encoded by the coding sequence ATGAGGAAGAAGAGTCTTAAAAAATCATTGGGCCTTCTGGATGTTTTCGCTATATCCTCTGGAGCGATGATCAGTTCGGGTTTCTTTCTTCTTCCTGGAATAGCTGCCTCAAAATCCGGGCCTGCTGTAATAATCGCCTATGTTCTCGCAGGCTTCATGATACTTCCTGCGCTGTTTTCAATTGCAGAACTTTCCACTGCTATGCCACGTTCAGGAGGAACATATTTCTTTATTAGCCGGAGTCTCGGCCCGATGTTTGGGACGATAGACGGTATTGGTGTTTGGCTGGCTTTAGTCCTGAAATGTAGTATAGCTTTGATCGGACTCGGTGTATATTTTTCCGTAATCTCCAACATAGATCCAATTCTCTTAGCCGTTGTTTTCGCGCTAATTTTTACTGGAGTTAACCTCATAGGTACAAAGGAGGTTGGGTGGCTGCAAATAGGTATGGTTATGATCCTTCTAGTAATCCTGGCGTTTTTTATTGGAAAGGGTCTTCCGGTGGTTGAAAGCCATCGTTTTAAGCCTTTTGCACCATTTGGTTGGGGATCGATTCTCCCTACGGTGGGGTTTGTATTCGTCAGTTTTATAGGATTGACTAAAGTCGCCAGCGTTTCAGAAGAAGTAAAGAATCCTGCAAGGAATCTACCTCTTGGTATGCTTTTATCTCTTGTTGTTGTCACTGCGATTTATGCTATCGGAGTTTATGTTGTGGTTGGGGTTCTACCAAAGGAGGAACTTTATGGAAGCCTAACTCCTATCACCGACACTGCAGCTATTTTCCTTGGACGAGCAGGCGTGATCTCTATTTCAATAGCTGCAATTCTTGCATTTGCAACGACTGGTAATGCCGGGTTATTATCAGCAAGTCGATATTTACTAGCCATGGGACGGGACAGGGCTATTCCGCATGTATTCTCTCGCTTTTCAAAAAGGAAAACTCCCAAAAACGCAATTCTTCTAACTTCGGGGATAATTATTATTATTATTCTGGCTGTCGATGTAGAATCCATTGCTAAGCTAGCAAGCACTTTCCAAATCATCGTGTTCGCAATTATCAATGTAGCTGTTTTGGTTATGCGCGAAAGCGGCCTTAAGAGCTACGATCCCGGTTTTAAAAGCCCATTTTATCCTTATATGCAAATAGCCGGTATCATTGTTGCAGTTGTTCTTATTCCCGAAATGGGTCTAATGTCCACAATGTTCACTCTTATATTGATCGGATTAGGTATTGTTTGGTATAATTTATATGTGCGCCATAGGGTTAGCGGGGTTCCTGCTGTGGCGAAGGTTGCAGAACGCGTTGCTGAACGACTTCTTGCTCAGGATGCCCATGCTCTCGGACTCGATAAGGAACTTCGTCAGTTACTCAAGGAGAAAGGTTTACGGCGCGATGATCCTTTTGCTGAGATGGTTAATAGTGCCGAATTTCTGGAAGTCCGTTCTAAAAGCAAAGTGGAGGACCTTCTGCACCACGCTTCGCTTTTACTTAGTAAAAAAAGTGGTATTTCTTCGGACTTGATACTCGGAGCGTTATTAGAAAGAAGCCATCTTGGCGAGACACCTGCTGAAGCTGGAGTTGCACTGCCTCATCTTCTTTTAGATGAAGTTGAGGATTTTAATCTTGTATTTGCTCGCAGCGTTACCGGTATTGATTTTCCGATGGCAGACCAAACAATTCATGCCATATTTATTTTACTTGGAAATAGAAAGAAACCAACACAACACCTCCGCTTTTTAGCCGAGATAGCTAGGCGTGCAGAGGATCCTGAATTCATAGATAAATGGATTCAAGCAGATAATAAGGATGATCTAGTCCAATTGCTTCTGATGGAAGAATAA
- a CDS encoding electron transfer flavoprotein subunit alpha codes for MANLNRKIYIDERLCTNCGACVDSCLFGALSLDNEKAIIDYNSCTLCGACVDECPVSAIIKQDTEIEDITGDFNDYAGVMIWGEVEAHGDLSPVSLELLNIARQLADRKKVQLSITILGNGVANLAEYAIKHGADRVFIVDSTEFSDFLEERYIDAIAYIVNKYKPEIFLGGSTLSGRRLLPRLAVRLKTGLTADCTDLNIDPDTGILLQTRPAFGGNIMATIACPNYRPQMATVRHKVFTEALSDDSRSGDIIKIEIEEIKIARVAKALLKRIDESTEEEIPVTDADIIVAGGRGVGGQEGFNVLRELAAIFGGTIAASRAAVDSGWVPYHRQVGQTGRTVAPKLYIACGISGAIQHKVGMQTSNYIVAINKDKSAPIFDIADIGIVGDLFDVVPALVKELQAK; via the coding sequence ATGGCCAATTTAAACCGGAAAATTTATATCGACGAAAGGCTTTGCACAAATTGTGGTGCATGCGTTGACTCATGTCTGTTTGGCGCATTATCGCTAGATAACGAGAAAGCTATTATAGACTACAATAGCTGCACGCTGTGTGGTGCTTGTGTCGATGAATGCCCCGTTTCAGCGATAATAAAACAAGATACAGAAATCGAGGATATTACTGGCGATTTTAACGATTACGCCGGTGTTATGATATGGGGTGAGGTCGAGGCGCACGGAGATTTATCTCCTGTTTCGCTTGAACTTCTCAATATAGCGCGACAACTGGCCGATAGAAAAAAAGTGCAACTTTCTATAACGATATTGGGAAATGGTGTTGCCAATCTAGCAGAATATGCTATTAAACACGGTGCTGATAGGGTTTTTATAGTCGATTCGACTGAGTTTAGCGATTTTCTCGAAGAAAGATATATCGACGCTATTGCATATATAGTAAACAAATATAAGCCAGAAATTTTCCTTGGTGGTTCAACACTTTCGGGAAGGCGACTCTTACCTCGCTTAGCAGTTCGGTTAAAAACCGGTCTCACTGCCGATTGCACCGATCTTAATATCGATCCAGATACAGGCATTTTGCTTCAAACTAGGCCTGCTTTTGGAGGGAATATCATGGCGACTATCGCTTGCCCTAACTATCGTCCCCAGATGGCTACAGTTCGGCATAAGGTTTTCACCGAGGCTTTAAGCGACGATTCCCGAAGCGGTGACATCATTAAGATAGAGATTGAAGAAATCAAGATAGCTCGAGTTGCTAAAGCTCTTCTGAAGCGGATAGATGAATCTACTGAAGAGGAAATCCCCGTGACCGATGCCGATATTATAGTCGCAGGGGGTAGAGGAGTGGGTGGTCAAGAAGGTTTCAATGTTTTAAGGGAACTTGCCGCTATATTTGGTGGGACTATCGCTGCAAGTAGAGCCGCTGTCGATTCCGGATGGGTTCCATATCATAGACAAGTCGGCCAAACCGGCAGGACTGTTGCTCCGAAGCTATATATCGCCTGTGGAATCAGTGGTGCTATTCAACATAAGGTTGGCATGCAGACCTCGAATTATATTGTAGCGATAAACAAAGACAAATCGGCGCCTATATTCGATATCGCAGATATAGGCATAGTTGGTGATCTTTTTGATGTTGTGCCTGCGTTAGTAAAGGAATTACAGGCAAAATAA
- a CDS encoding phosphatase PAP2 family protein encodes MKFHTILIILVLSFSSFALDFYQEAIHWGFIGFMGAGTYAFSQTKPFFNEPIFDVSTNSPLAKTEISPGIFYLSTSAITGLVFLAPVKQLERDNALLIKYNHIKGFVAATAATSMLTGFSKDLFGISRPDADARINSDYSERHTRDSFPSGHSSFAFCNATYSALYLWKHVGDNNMSWTLAKTTTTASLIAGATAVACSRVDKRHHRTSDVVTGAFLGGAVAVGTFILQENHSGKLENISLEATSSGIAITWRF; translated from the coding sequence ATGAAATTTCACACCATACTAATAATACTAGTGCTTTCCTTCTCTTCTTTCGCACTAGATTTTTATCAAGAGGCTATACACTGGGGATTCATAGGTTTTATGGGGGCTGGCACTTATGCATTTTCGCAAACAAAACCTTTTTTTAATGAACCAATATTCGATGTTAGCACAAATTCTCCTCTTGCAAAAACTGAGATTTCACCCGGGATTTTTTATTTATCAACTTCAGCGATTACGGGGCTTGTTTTTTTAGCTCCAGTCAAACAACTTGAACGGGATAATGCCCTTTTAATAAAATATAACCATATCAAAGGATTTGTGGCGGCAACCGCAGCAACCTCGATGTTAACAGGATTCTCAAAGGATTTATTCGGTATTTCCCGTCCTGATGCGGATGCCCGTATCAATAGTGATTATTCTGAGCGCCATACTAGAGATAGTTTCCCAAGTGGGCATTCAAGTTTCGCATTCTGTAACGCTACCTACTCAGCGTTATATCTATGGAAACATGTTGGAGATAATAATATGAGTTGGACTCTGGCTAAAACAACCACTACAGCGAGCCTAATAGCTGGAGCCACAGCCGTGGCTTGCTCGCGAGTCGATAAGCGCCACCACCGCACTTCCGATGTTGTAACCGGGGCTTTTTTGGGTGGCGCTGTAGCTGTTGGGACATTTATATTACAGGAAAACCATTCTGGTAAACTTGAGAATATTTCATTAGAGGCTACTAGTTCAGGAATAGCAATAACTTGGAGGTTTTAA